AAAACTCCTCCAAAGAGTACCTGCCCGGACACTTAGCCCGGAGCAGCGTGCATCCCTTCATTTTACCCACGCGAGGGGCAACCGGGCAAAGGGACTCATCCATCTGTGTCACACGATCATTCAACGGCCATATTCTGCATCAAGCGGCATCTGCATCAAGCAGCATCTTCACCAAGCAGCAAGGCCCGGCCCGTTTGTAGTAGGAAACTTCTCGTAAGACTCATCCGCCTCAGTCAAACGGCGAAGCTCAGCAAAACGACGAAATGGGATGCAAAATGACTCCAACAGTTCCTTCGAATGTTGCTATTGGATCAGACGTCCATGCAGAGCGAACTTCCAAACCGCCCAACCCAGAACTCCCAGCATCGTCACCATCGAGCCAACGCCCATCCAGCGTATGTTCGTCTTTTGCCCGCCGCCACTTCGGTTTCGCCGCACATTCTCAGCGAACTCCGTCCAGTCGGCATTCTGGCTATCCGCCCCGCTCTCCCGCAGGCTCGCCTCGAAGCGTTCAATCCAAGGCGACTCTTCCAGCCCCACCGCCGCCAGATAGC
This sequence is a window from Edaphobacter lichenicola. Protein-coding genes within it:
- a CDS encoding helix-turn-helix domain-containing protein, translated to MERFGDELRRERERRQVTMERVSTETKVSLRHLEALEAGEYGELPGGVFRKGIVRGYLAAVGLEESPWIERFEASLRESGADSQNADWTEFAENVRRNRSGGGQKTNIRWMGVGSMVTMLGVLGWAVWKFALHGRLIQ